Part of the Kineococcus aurantiacus genome, GACGTAGCAGATCGAGTACAGGCCCGGGACGGGGTCGGCGGTGCGGTCGCGCGTGACGACCCGCACGCCCGCGGCCGGGGGGTAGGGGCCGCCGAGCTGGTAGTCGGCGACGGCGCCCGGGGGAGGGGGTGCGACGGCCACCGGCCCGGGCGTGGTCACCGGGGACGGGCCCGGCGCCCCGGTGGACGGGCCGGTCGCGGTGGGCGGGCCGGCCCCGGGGGAGGGGTCGGGGCCGCCCGCGCACGCGGCGAGCAGCAGCAGGCTCGACCAGCCCGCGAGGACGGCACGCACGGGGGCATCTTCTCCGGCCCCGTCGCCGCTGGCACGCTGGCCCGGTGCCCGACCTGTTCACCGCCCACGCCGACGCGTGGGCCGTCCTCAGCGGCGGCCGCCCCGGCGGTGCCGTCGCCCGGTTCCCCGGCGTCCGCGCCGCCTGCAGCGGAACCCCTGCGCCGCAGGACAACGGCGCCGACGTCGTCGACCCCGCGCTGGCCGACCCGCAGGAGGTCGCGGCGTGGTTCGCCCGGCGCGGCACGCCGTGGGCGTGGCGCGTGCGGGAGGGCAGCGGGTGGGGCGGGGAGCTGATCGTGGCGCAGCGGCTCGCGCAGGTCGACGCCGCGGCGTTCCGGCCGGCCGGTCTGCCCCCGGGGTGCACCGCGCGCGTGGCCGGGCCCGCCGACGTGGAGGACCTGGCCGCCGTCGACGTCGCCGCCTTCGGCGGGGACCGGGCCGCGGTGCGCGACCGGTTCGCGGAGCTGGTGCGGACGCCGGGCGTGGAGCTCGTCCTCGTGACCGGGGCCGCCGGTCCGCTGGCGGCGGCCTACACCGTCGCCTCCGACCTGGACGCGGGCCCGGCGGTGCTGCTCGGCGGGGTCGGGGTCGTGCCCGCGGCCCGGCGCCGGGGGCTGGGGGCGGGGCTGTCGTCGTGGGCGCTGTCGCGGGCGTTCGCGGCCGGGGCGCGGTTCGCGCACCTGCAACCCGTCGACGACGCCGCCGCCCGGGTGTACGCGCGGCTGGGTTTCACGCCCGGGCCGGGTCTGGAGGTCCGCGCTCCCGGGGGGACCGGTGCGAGGCCCAGGCCCTAGGGTCGGACGGTGCCCAAAAAGAAGAAGTCCCGCGGTCACCCGGCCCGGCACGCCGAGGCGCTGTCGCAGATGTCGCCGCTGCGTGCGGGGGGCCGGGTCCTCGGCGACCTGCAGATCCCCTTCCGCCGGTTCCTGGAGGCCGAGTTCGACCAGGACGCGCAGGAGGCCGGCCAGGAGCAGGACGCCCCCATGCCCGTCGAGGACGTCGAGGCGCGGCTCATGGAGTCCCTGGGGTGGTTCGCGCTGAGCTTCGGGTTCGACCTCGTCCCGGCCACCGCCACGCGCTTCGCCGCGGCCGACCTCGCGGAGCTGTTCACCGAGGTCGTCCCCGCCGTGGCGCAGGACAACGGCCTCGACCCGCAGGAACTCGTCGACGAGACCCGGCTGGCGTGGACGTCGTACCTGATGTTCCTGGGGGAGTCCGAGCAGTGGGCCGGGGAACCCGAGGAACTCGCCGACTGCCTCGACGTCGCCTCCGGCGGGGTCGGCGGTTCGGCCTCGGGTCAGGCGGGGGTGCTGGACGCGCTGGCGGCCGTGGAGGCGCGGGTGCCGCTGGCCGACCGGCTGGCGGACCTGGAGGGCCTGCCCGTCGTCGCGGCGTTCTGGCGCGCGTTCGACGCGCTGGCCGCCGGGGTGGACCTGCAGGGCCGGGAACCGGCCGACAGCCCCGCGGTGGACGTGCTGCGCGAGGAGTTCTCCGCCGTCCCCGAGGTCGACCCCGTCGCGGTCCTGCTGGACCTGGCCGGCGACGGCGTCCTGACGTTCGAGGGCGGGCGCACGGCCGTCGTCGACGCGCAGGACCCCGAGCGGCGCTACCAGGTGGCGACGTTCGCGCTCGCCACGGTCGTCACCGGGGTGCTGGCGACGACCACGTCGCCGGCGGCGGTCGTGGGTGCGCTGACGGTCGTGACGTCCTCGGTGCTGCAGCCCATGACGTCGGCGGAGCTGCGCGCGTCGCTGGAGGCGTCGGGGGACGCGGAGGAGTTCGAGGCGACCCGCGAACGCCTGGCCCGTCTCGTGGAGCTGGGCGTGCTGTCGCCGGTGGAGCCGTGGACGGCGCGGCCGGGGCTGGCCGGGGCCGTGCTCGACGTCGTCGACGGTTTCTTCCGGCCCACCGACGAGGACGAGGACGAGGACGGGGCCGCCGGACCCGTTCAGGGCTGAGGCAGGTCGCGGCGGTACTCGCTGGGAGCCATCCCCAGCACCTGCCGGAACTCGCGCGTCAGGTGCGCGTGGTCGGCGTACCCCAGGTCCGCGGCGATCTCGGCGAGGTCCGCCGTGCGGTCGGTGCGGACGCGTTCGGCGGCCTCCTGCAGGCGCCGGCGGCGGATCAGCGCCGCCGGCGGCAGCCCCACGTACCGGCGGGCCAGCCGCTGCAGGGTGCGCGGGGAGCACCCCACCCGCCGGGCGGCGTCCTCCAGCCGCACGATCGAGGGGTCGGCGTCGACGACGGCGACGAGCGCGTTCGCGGTGCGGCCCTCGTCGCCGACCGGCCCGACCCGGTCGGCGATCCACCGCCCCAGCACACCCGCGGCGGCCTCCAGGCGGCCGGCGTCGACCTGCGCCGCGACCGCGGCGTGCAGACCGGGGGCGTCCAGGCGGCGGTAGCGGTCGCGGTCGGCGGCCGGGTCGGGGGACAGCGCCGGGACCGCCGCGGGTTGCAGGTGCGCGCCGACGGCCCAGCCGCGGCCCGTCAGGTCCTGGTGGGAACGGCGCGTCGTGGGCCCGGCGAACCCGACGAGACCGCCGTCGCGCGACTCGACGACGAGGTTGCTGCCCGGGTACCCCACGACGTGCTGGCGCGAGACGCGGCCCGGTTCGACGTCCCACTGCGGCACCCAGAACCAGCGCACGACGTCGGCGACCGGCCCGGTGGCGGGGAACCGCGTGAACCGCGACAGCCGCGCCGGGTAGAGGACGCCGCGCGTGGGGAGGTCCACGCCCCGACGGTAGTGGCGCGAAGGTTCAAGCGCGGGGGGTGGGCCCGGCGGCACGGTGGTGCCCATGACCACTGGTGAGCACACGACCGACGGCGTCCCGCGCGGCGCGACCAGCCTCACGCCCTT contains:
- a CDS encoding GNAT family N-acetyltransferase; translated protein: MPDLFTAHADAWAVLSGGRPGGAVARFPGVRAACSGTPAPQDNGADVVDPALADPQEVAAWFARRGTPWAWRVREGSGWGGELIVAQRLAQVDAAAFRPAGLPPGCTARVAGPADVEDLAAVDVAAFGGDRAAVRDRFAELVRTPGVELVLVTGAAGPLAAAYTVASDLDAGPAVLLGGVGVVPAARRRGLGAGLSSWALSRAFAAGARFAHLQPVDDAAARVYARLGFTPGPGLEVRAPGGTGARPRP
- a CDS encoding helix-turn-helix domain-containing protein, coding for MDLPTRGVLYPARLSRFTRFPATGPVADVVRWFWVPQWDVEPGRVSRQHVVGYPGSNLVVESRDGGLVGFAGPTTRRSHQDLTGRGWAVGAHLQPAAVPALSPDPAADRDRYRRLDAPGLHAAVAAQVDAGRLEAAAGVLGRWIADRVGPVGDEGRTANALVAVVDADPSIVRLEDAARRVGCSPRTLQRLARRYVGLPPAALIRRRRLQEAAERVRTDRTADLAEIAADLGYADHAHLTREFRQVLGMAPSEYRRDLPQP